In Halorhabdus tiamatea SARL4B, a genomic segment contains:
- a CDS encoding TetR/AcrR family transcriptional regulator, with protein sequence MQSGLFPDDPAETRIEILKATYAALLEHGYADLTIDRIGQHFPKSTSLLYHHYEGKDELLVDFLSYLLEDAEAGLGTESGASADERLLTLFDRIFAEETPESMAFQRAMAEMRAQAATDQEYRRHFTEHDRFFRDRLADVIRDGIEDGTFREVDPEQVATMLHTMLSGAMAEQVTSDLDLSSMRAEAEAYVEARLLAEGR encoded by the coding sequence ATGCAATCGGGACTCTTTCCTGACGACCCAGCGGAGACGCGTATCGAAATCCTGAAAGCGACGTACGCGGCGTTGCTCGAACACGGGTATGCGGATCTGACTATCGACCGGATCGGCCAGCACTTCCCGAAGAGCACGTCGCTACTCTATCACCACTACGAAGGGAAAGACGAGCTTCTGGTCGACTTCCTCTCGTACCTGCTCGAGGACGCTGAGGCTGGCCTGGGCACTGAGTCTGGGGCGAGCGCGGACGAACGATTGCTGACCCTGTTCGACCGAATATTCGCCGAGGAGACGCCAGAGTCAATGGCGTTTCAGCGTGCGATGGCCGAGATGCGTGCCCAGGCAGCCACCGACCAGGAGTACCGTCGCCACTTCACCGAACACGACCGCTTTTTCCGGGATCGACTCGCTGACGTCATCCGCGACGGCATCGAGGACGGCACCTTCCGGGAGGTCGATCCCGAACAGGTGGCGACCATGTTGCATACGATGCTATCCGGCGCGATGGCCGAGCAGGTGACCTCCGATCTCGATCTCTCGTCGATGCGGGCGGAAGCCGAAGCCTACGTCGAGGCGCGGTTGCTGGCCGAAGGTCGGTAG
- a CDS encoding DUF5794 domain-containing protein, producing MSSSQHPIALAIERRVGGAQRLLATVMILPLVDGVFPALILAGAVDDVVGIVEIGLLVFGGSATVAVILADMDGSPREQIVAVLGVGILLVPIAAVEATLAPTISSVLDLAVFERFAGLVILAIAAKTASARIGEFLPRPAVVIGIGLVASVDLSGAEFALATDPGLVVRGTAAAAVGVAFALLIAALGPWLRTMVDIDRFRFGSAVALGVLPLSIYGLVPPEAPLSLAVLGVTALLAIDPETGDGSPETAIPTTDGGVGRGDASSTANAADSGQEDDTPSESDSRDEQEYDRGKLPWI from the coding sequence ATGAGTAGCTCCCAGCATCCGATCGCGCTCGCCATCGAGCGACGCGTCGGCGGTGCCCAGCGGCTCCTGGCGACGGTCATGATCCTTCCGCTGGTCGACGGCGTGTTCCCGGCACTGATACTCGCAGGAGCAGTCGACGACGTCGTCGGGATCGTCGAGATCGGCCTGCTCGTCTTCGGTGGGAGTGCGACCGTCGCCGTCATCCTCGCCGACATGGACGGCTCGCCCCGCGAGCAGATAGTGGCCGTCCTCGGCGTCGGCATCCTGTTGGTGCCGATCGCGGCCGTCGAGGCCACGCTCGCACCGACCATCAGCAGCGTCCTCGATCTGGCCGTCTTCGAGCGGTTCGCCGGCCTCGTGATCCTCGCGATCGCAGCCAAGACGGCGAGTGCTCGGATCGGCGAGTTCCTCCCTCGGCCAGCGGTCGTCATCGGCATCGGGCTCGTCGCCAGCGTCGACCTGTCGGGAGCAGAGTTCGCCCTCGCGACGGACCCTGGGCTGGTGGTCCGCGGGACGGCCGCCGCCGCCGTCGGTGTCGCATTCGCCCTGTTGATCGCGGCGCTTGGCCCCTGGCTCCGGACGATGGTCGACATCGACCGCTTCCGCTTCGGCAGTGCAGTCGCTCTCGGCGTCCTGCCACTGTCGATCTACGGACTTGTCCCCCCGGAAGCGCCGCTGTCGCTGGCTGTCCTCGGTGTGACCGCCCTCCTCGCGATCGATCCCGAGACCGGCGACGGGTCGCCAGAAACCGCGATTCCGACGACCGACGGTGGAGTCGGTCGCGGGGACGCATCGAGTACGGCCAACGCAGCCGATTCCGGACAGGAAGACGACACTCCGAGTGAGAGCGATTCCAGGGACGAACAGGAGTACGATCGTGGGAAGTTACCCTGGATATGA
- the guaB gene encoding IMP dehydrogenase: MAKNDRPFSAKLEVPEALTFDDVLLRPKESRVEPDDAATETHVSKNVSLNVPVLSAAMDTVTESEMAIAMARHGGLGVIHRNMDVDRMVTEIERVKRADELIIRDVVTADPDQTVSEVDAMMQREGVSGAPVVGDDDEVLGIISATDIRPYLEVGDSDAVSEAMTDEVITADADVSPREALELMYEHKIERVPIVDDGDRLIGLVTMQGILQRREFDQAARDENGRLRCGVAVGPFEEDRAKAADDAGADVIFIDCAHAHNLDVVDTARDIKADVDADVVVGNIGTREAAEALADFADGLKVGIGPGSICTTRIVSGSGMPQLSAVAEVADVAAEHDVPVIADGGIRYSGDAIKAIGAGADAVMLGSYFAGTDEAPGRIITRNGKKYKQYRGMGSVGAMKSGGGERYLKDVEDQDEEDYVPEGVEAATPYQGPVENELHQMVGGMQSGMGYVGASSIPEFKERAEFVRVSSAGQQENHPHDVLITDEAPNYSPGE, translated from the coding sequence ATGGCGAAGAACGATCGACCGTTTTCCGCGAAACTCGAGGTACCGGAAGCGCTGACCTTCGACGACGTCCTGTTGCGACCCAAGGAGAGTCGCGTGGAACCGGACGACGCGGCGACTGAGACGCACGTCTCGAAGAACGTCTCGCTGAACGTCCCCGTTCTCTCGGCGGCGATGGACACCGTCACCGAGAGCGAGATGGCGATCGCGATGGCCCGCCACGGCGGACTCGGCGTCATCCATCGGAATATGGACGTCGACCGGATGGTCACCGAGATCGAACGCGTCAAGCGTGCCGACGAGCTCATCATTCGAGACGTCGTCACCGCTGACCCGGACCAGACTGTCAGTGAGGTCGACGCGATGATGCAACGGGAGGGCGTCAGTGGGGCGCCCGTCGTCGGCGACGACGACGAGGTTCTGGGCATCATCTCGGCGACGGACATCCGGCCGTACCTGGAGGTTGGTGATTCCGACGCCGTCAGCGAGGCCATGACCGACGAGGTCATCACCGCCGACGCGGACGTCTCTCCACGGGAGGCGCTCGAACTCATGTACGAGCACAAGATCGAGCGCGTCCCGATCGTCGACGACGGGGACCGCCTCATCGGGCTCGTGACCATGCAGGGCATCCTCCAGCGTCGCGAGTTCGATCAGGCCGCCCGCGACGAGAACGGTCGCCTCCGGTGTGGCGTCGCCGTCGGCCCCTTCGAGGAAGACCGAGCCAAGGCAGCCGACGACGCTGGTGCGGACGTCATCTTCATCGACTGCGCGCACGCGCACAATCTCGACGTCGTCGATACCGCTCGTGATATCAAGGCCGACGTCGACGCTGACGTCGTGGTCGGCAACATCGGCACCCGGGAAGCCGCCGAGGCGCTTGCCGACTTCGCCGACGGACTCAAGGTCGGGATCGGCCCGGGTAGCATCTGTACGACGCGGATCGTCTCCGGGTCGGGGATGCCCCAGCTATCGGCCGTCGCCGAGGTCGCGGACGTCGCGGCCGAGCACGACGTCCCCGTCATTGCGGACGGTGGCATCCGCTACTCCGGCGACGCGATCAAGGCCATCGGGGCCGGCGCTGACGCCGTGATGCTCGGGTCGTACTTCGCGGGTACCGACGAGGCTCCGGGTCGCATCATCACGCGCAACGGCAAGAAGTACAAGCAGTACCGCGGGATGGGCAGCGTCGGTGCGATGAAATCCGGCGGTGGCGAACGATACCTCAAGGACGTCGAAGATCAGGACGAGGAAGACTACGTCCCGGAGGGTGTCGAGGCCGCAACCCCCTATCAGGGACCGGTCGAGAACGAACTCCACCAGATGGTCGGCGGGATGCAGTCCGGCATGGGCTACGTCGGTGCGAGTTCGATCCCTGAATTCAAAGAGCGCGCCGAATTCGTCCGCGTCTCCAGTGCCGGCCAACAGGAGAACCACCCACACGACGTCCTCATCACCGACGAAGCACCGAACTACAGTCCTGGCGAGTGA